One Antarctobacter heliothermus DNA segment encodes these proteins:
- a CDS encoding ABC transporter substrate-binding protein, translated as MTKLNRRTLLKTGAASFAATSVLGTPLIAQSRSLKVGSYGGYFENSFKEFVYPAFTEATGIEVESVTQPNSTDWLVTMQQATAAGSVPADLSLYARDTLIKASRIGGLLKPLNLKAIPAASNLDPYFVFEAPEGPLGVGAMSWFSAMVINPDEVDAPASWAEFWDSTIYESSLGLSRNYNSQFLDIVAATFFDGEATFATDEGILAIIEKAAEIKPNVALWWSAESQMEQSMKNGDVIGGQYYLDVANLMALDGFPIKPIFPKEGNPQDYGSWCLSSLSDKADEAAEFINFSSDPATQAIMSRKIGTAPLVDQSKTDLTDEEFDFVSGTPSIKPAYEAYLDKETFIKESWDKMLAGA; from the coding sequence ATGACCAAACTCAACAGACGGACCCTGCTCAAGACCGGCGCGGCCAGCTTTGCCGCCACCAGCGTTCTGGGCACGCCATTGATCGCGCAAAGCCGCAGCCTGAAGGTCGGCTCATACGGCGGGTACTTTGAAAACAGCTTTAAGGAGTTTGTCTATCCTGCCTTCACCGAGGCTACGGGGATTGAGGTCGAGTCGGTGACGCAGCCCAATTCGACCGACTGGTTGGTGACGATGCAGCAGGCGACGGCGGCGGGCAGCGTGCCTGCGGATCTGTCGCTCTATGCGCGAGACACGCTGATCAAGGCCAGCCGCATCGGCGGATTGCTCAAACCCCTGAACCTCAAGGCGATCCCGGCGGCGTCGAATCTGGACCCCTATTTTGTGTTCGAGGCCCCTGAAGGTCCGCTTGGTGTTGGCGCAATGTCGTGGTTCTCCGCCATGGTTATCAACCCGGATGAGGTAGACGCCCCGGCAAGCTGGGCAGAGTTCTGGGATAGCACAATATACGAGTCCTCTCTGGGCCTCTCGCGCAACTATAACTCGCAGTTCCTCGACATTGTTGCGGCGACCTTCTTTGACGGCGAGGCGACCTTTGCGACCGACGAAGGCATTCTGGCGATCATCGAAAAGGCGGCAGAGATCAAACCCAACGTGGCGCTTTGGTGGTCAGCTGAAAGCCAGATGGAACAGTCGATGAAGAACGGCGACGTCATTGGCGGGCAATACTATCTCGACGTGGCCAACCTGATGGCGCTGGACGGCTTTCCGATCAAACCGATCTTCCCCAAGGAGGGCAACCCGCAGGACTATGGCTCGTGGTGCCTGTCCTCGTTGTCGGACAAGGCGGATGAGGCGGCAGAGTTCATTAACTTCTCGTCCGATCCGGCCACGCAGGCGATTATGAGCCGCAAGATCGGCACAGCGCCTCTTGTCGATCAGTCCAAGACGGATCTGACAGATGAGGAGTTTGACTTTGTGTCTGGTACGCCGTCGATCAAGCCCGCCTATGAGGCCTATCTGGACAAAGAAACCTTCATTAAGGAAAGCTGGGACAAGATGTTGGCTGGGGCGTAA
- a CDS encoding ABC transporter ATP-binding protein, producing MSGLVLKSISKTFGGTRAVDLVNLTFGEGQLTALLGPSGCGKTTLLRMVAGLEAPSGGVILLGDRNITDLPAHRRKFGMVFQSFALFPHLTVRDNVAYSLHISGVSRSEAADRAGKLLDLVQLSAFGDRRIGQLSGGQRQRVAIARALAQEPEVFLLDEPMSALDAKLREEMQVELRLLQQRLGITTIVVTHDQREAMTMADSIVVMSNGRVEQVGPPQDIYHKPENAFVADFIGKANFFDGVTEPGGIRIGATHLVADPHFVGGSPVRVAIRPERACLDEEPGANRLPAKITFVRDLGPIREYHLETAVGRMVVEYAAGEGGKIFHVGDTTEVRLPPDALHIFPDPTAHDALAMAAE from the coding sequence ATGTCCGGTCTTGTCCTCAAGAGCATCTCCAAGACCTTCGGCGGCACCCGTGCCGTTGATCTGGTGAACCTGACATTCGGAGAAGGGCAACTGACGGCGCTGTTGGGGCCGTCAGGTTGTGGCAAGACGACCCTTTTGCGCATGGTGGCGGGATTGGAGGCGCCCTCAGGCGGGGTGATCCTGCTGGGGGATCGTAACATCACGGATCTGCCCGCGCACCGGCGCAAGTTCGGCATGGTGTTCCAGAGTTTTGCGCTGTTCCCGCATCTGACGGTGCGAGACAACGTAGCCTATTCGCTGCACATCTCCGGCGTTTCTCGGTCAGAGGCGGCGGATCGGGCAGGCAAGTTGCTGGATCTGGTGCAACTGTCGGCCTTTGGCGACCGCCGGATTGGCCAGCTGTCGGGCGGGCAGCGCCAGCGCGTCGCGATTGCCCGCGCGCTGGCGCAGGAACCAGAGGTTTTCCTGCTGGACGAACCGATGTCGGCGCTGGACGCCAAGTTGCGCGAAGAGATGCAGGTGGAACTGCGGCTACTGCAACAGCGGCTGGGCATCACCACCATCGTCGTCACCCATGATCAACGCGAGGCCATGACTATGGCCGATAGCATCGTCGTCATGTCCAACGGGCGGGTGGAACAGGTGGGCCCGCCGCAAGACATCTATCACAAGCCGGAAAACGCCTTTGTCGCGGATTTCATCGGCAAGGCGAACTTTTTTGACGGGGTGACAGAGCCGGGCGGTATCCGCATCGGTGCTACACATCTGGTGGCTGATCCGCATTTTGTTGGCGGTTCCCCGGTGCGCGTGGCGATCCGACCGGAACGCGCCTGTCTGGATGAGGAACCGGGCGCAAACCGATTGCCGGCCAAGATCACCTTTGTGCGCGATCTTGGCCCGATACGGGAATACCACCTCGAGACTGCGGTGGGCCGGATGGTCGTGGAATACGCTGCAGGTGAGGGCGGAAAGATCTTTCATGTCGGCGATACGACAGAGGTCCGCCTGCCGCCCGATGCCTTGCACATCTTCCCCGATCCAACGGCCCACGATGCGCTGGCCATGGCTGCCGAATGA
- a CDS encoding cytosine deaminase, whose product MDIDILVKGGVLADGSEADVAITDGIIIGVEPGITTEAGEVIDATGKLVSAPFVDAHFHMDATLSYGRPRVNASGTLLEGIALWGELKQHQTREEIVARALDYCRQAVGRGVLGIRSHVDVTDPTFRTVEALLEVQERVRDVIDLQLVAFPQDGWYRAQGAEAQVIRALDAGVDVVGGIPHFERTMAAGAASVRAACELAAARGLCVDLHCDESDDPLCRHIETLAAETIRLGLQGRVAGSHLTSMHSMDNYYVAKLLPLIAEAQVAAIPNPLINITLQGRMDTYPKRRGLTRVPELRAAGVTVAFGQDCVRDPWYPLGSGDMLEVAHMGLHVALMTAPDQMRAAYQMVTETPAQVMGLDYGLEVGKRGSLVVLDAPDPIEALRLRPARLAVISNGRVVARTEPARCTTSAGF is encoded by the coding sequence ATGGACATCGACATTTTGGTCAAGGGTGGGGTGCTGGCGGACGGCAGCGAGGCAGATGTAGCCATTACAGACGGGATCATCATCGGGGTAGAACCGGGGATCACGACAGAGGCGGGCGAGGTCATCGATGCCACCGGCAAGCTGGTCAGCGCCCCTTTTGTCGATGCGCATTTTCACATGGACGCGACGCTCAGCTATGGGCGGCCCCGGGTGAATGCCTCTGGCACGCTGCTGGAGGGGATCGCGTTGTGGGGAGAGTTGAAGCAACACCAGACGCGCGAAGAGATCGTCGCCCGCGCTCTGGACTATTGCCGACAGGCGGTCGGGCGGGGCGTGCTGGGGATCCGCAGCCATGTGGACGTGACTGACCCGACGTTCCGCACCGTCGAGGCGCTGCTGGAGGTGCAAGAGCGCGTGCGCGACGTGATCGACCTGCAACTGGTCGCCTTTCCGCAGGACGGCTGGTATCGCGCGCAGGGGGCAGAGGCACAGGTGATCCGCGCACTGGATGCTGGTGTCGATGTTGTCGGGGGCATTCCACATTTCGAACGCACGATGGCGGCGGGCGCGGCCTCGGTCCGGGCAGCTTGTGAACTGGCCGCAGCGCGAGGGCTATGCGTCGATCTGCATTGCGACGAAAGCGACGACCCCCTTTGTCGCCACATCGAAACACTGGCGGCGGAAACGATCCGGTTGGGCCTTCAAGGCCGGGTGGCCGGGTCGCATCTGACCTCGATGCATTCGATGGACAATTACTATGTGGCCAAGCTGTTGCCGCTGATCGCCGAGGCACAGGTGGCGGCGATCCCCAATCCGCTGATCAACATCACCCTTCAAGGGCGCATGGATACCTACCCCAAGCGGCGCGGCCTGACCCGCGTGCCGGAACTGCGCGCTGCGGGGGTGACGGTGGCCTTTGGTCAGGATTGTGTGCGAGATCCGTGGTATCCGCTGGGCTCCGGCGACATGCTGGAAGTGGCGCACATGGGACTGCATGTGGCGTTGATGACAGCCCCGGACCAGATGCGCGCCGCCTATCAGATGGTGACAGAGACGCCCGCGCAGGTGATGGGGCTGGACTATGGGCTGGAGGTTGGAAAGCGGGGCAGCCTGGTGGTGTTGGATGCACCCGACCCGATCGAGGCATTGCGACTGCGGCCCGCCCGGCTGGCCGTGATTTCAAACGGACGGGTTGTGGCACGGACAGAGCCTGCGCGCTGCACGACCTCTGCCGGGTTCTAG
- a CDS encoding MBL fold metallo-hydrolase: MTYPIASPWYGTQQIDARIWCLTEPHVHPIFSANIFLVLGSEADMVVDSGMGIAPLRPVVDALRPDPAKPLILVTTHCHVDHIGAAHEFDIRLVHPLEAEDLAHPTPYSLDTAGISDTFRTLFLDAGYPPLWPHLMDALPHAGYDPAAYTLKGAPATRTVEDGDTVDLGDWQAEVLHLPGHSPGQVGLWHGNSGTLFGADAIYDGPLIYDGPGMDVAAYAATLRRIRALPVQRVLGGHDPVFGQDRCHQIVDHYLTLWQA, encoded by the coding sequence ATGACATATCCCATCGCATCGCCGTGGTACGGCACTCAGCAGATCGACGCCCGTATCTGGTGCCTGACGGAACCGCATGTGCACCCGATCTTTTCCGCCAACATCTTTCTGGTCTTGGGATCAGAGGCCGACATGGTCGTGGACAGCGGCATGGGCATCGCCCCGCTGCGGCCGGTCGTGGATGCGCTGCGCCCTGATCCGGCCAAACCACTGATCCTGGTCACCACCCATTGCCACGTCGACCACATCGGTGCCGCGCATGAGTTCGACATCCGGCTTGTGCATCCGCTGGAGGCAGAAGACCTGGCACATCCCACCCCCTACAGCCTGGACACCGCTGGTATTTCAGACACGTTCCGCACACTTTTCCTAGACGCGGGCTATCCTCCGCTCTGGCCGCACCTGATGGATGCCCTGCCCCATGCAGGGTATGATCCCGCCGCCTACACGCTCAAGGGCGCGCCCGCGACCCGCACGGTCGAGGACGGTGATACCGTCGATCTGGGCGACTGGCAGGCAGAGGTTTTGCATCTGCCCGGCCACTCGCCCGGACAGGTCGGGCTGTGGCATGGCAACAGCGGCACGCTGTTCGGCGCGGATGCGATCTATGATGGCCCGCTGATTTACGACGGGCCGGGAATGGACGTTGCCGCCTATGCCGCAACGCTGCGCCGGATCCGGGCGTTGCCGGTCCAGCGTGTGCTGGGCGGCCATGATCCGGTATTTGGCCAAGACCGCTGTCACCAGATTGTGGATCACTACCTGACGCTCTGGCAGGCGTGA
- a CDS encoding isopenicillin N synthase family dioxygenase: protein MARASISDDQKALTVEDATLPVVDLSGLFTGDMADKARVAADLGDAARTSGFFYITGHGISQGLIDAVFAASKEFHEKSRSFKMKYWSGFTTHHRGYVPFEENGADFPKSINFNEAWDMSYEAPADHPDYLAKWRMTGPNIWPDIPGWKETVGGYYDQAFDLGLRLLDALALELGVDPEELTRHITFPTSQLRLLRYIPNDMPATKELVGIAAHSDFECFTILMTGAPGLQVMNADDIWIEAPPIPGCFVVNIGDIFETWSGGQFKSTQHRVVNLGTERYSFPIFFGLDYHAVVEPLEKFRTPETVAKYPAMKAGDHLMRMSVGAFRYMADARDKGELVPDYDVPEENPFKREAKQPDP from the coding sequence ATGGCACGCGCATCTATATCGGACGATCAAAAGGCCCTGACGGTAGAGGACGCCACCCTGCCGGTGGTGGATCTGTCTGGCCTCTTTACCGGCGACATGGCGGACAAGGCGCGCGTCGCCGCAGATCTGGGTGACGCCGCGCGCACCTCTGGCTTTTTCTACATCACCGGGCACGGTATTTCGCAGGGTCTCATCGACGCGGTCTTTGCCGCGTCCAAGGAGTTCCACGAGAAGTCTCGCAGCTTCAAGATGAAGTATTGGTCCGGGTTCACCACCCATCATCGCGGCTATGTCCCGTTTGAGGAAAACGGCGCCGATTTCCCCAAGTCGATCAATTTCAACGAAGCCTGGGACATGTCCTATGAGGCGCCCGCCGATCATCCCGACTATCTGGCCAAGTGGCGCATGACCGGCCCCAACATCTGGCCCGACATCCCGGGATGGAAAGAGACCGTTGGCGGTTATTACGATCAGGCTTTTGACCTTGGCCTGCGGCTCTTGGATGCACTGGCACTGGAACTTGGGGTCGATCCCGAAGAGTTGACTCGTCACATCACCTTTCCCACCTCACAGTTGCGCCTGCTGCGCTACATCCCCAACGACATGCCCGCCACCAAAGAACTGGTTGGCATCGCGGCGCATTCGGATTTTGAGTGTTTCACCATCTTGATGACCGGCGCGCCGGGGTTGCAGGTGATGAACGCCGATGACATCTGGATCGAGGCACCGCCAATTCCGGGCTGTTTTGTGGTCAACATCGGCGACATCTTTGAGACGTGGTCCGGCGGCCAGTTCAAATCGACCCAGCACCGGGTCGTGAACCTAGGGACCGAGCGATATTCTTTCCCGATCTTCTTTGGTCTGGACTATCATGCGGTTGTAGAGCCGCTAGAGAAGTTCCGCACACCCGAAACGGTGGCCAAATACCCCGCAATGAAAGCCGGGGATCACCTGATGCGCATGTCAGTGGGAGCTTTTCGTTATATGGCCGACGCGCGCGACAAGGGGGAATTGGTGCCTGACTATGACGTGCCAGAGGAAAACCCCTTCAAACGCGAGGCAAAACAGCCCGACCCGTAA
- a CDS encoding cysteine hydrolase family protein encodes MARQPTLVGNTVLMVIDIQKSAFMKSEGGIPHMPGYAENMMRARAVVDAAHDNGIPVVFVQEIHRRDQIDYGRELDGSEDIHCMEGDPGTPVAFEEMGYKPGDYHVPKRRYSCFFGTEMEILLRGLKAETLIFVGGMTDVCVHYSFADGHQSDYYCRVVADCVGGTSPEAHQASLNAMEYLQAGAVLSADEIIGAMGNRQMAAE; translated from the coding sequence ATGGCCCGCCAACCCACTCTTGTCGGCAACACCGTTCTTATGGTCATCGACATCCAGAAATCCGCTTTCATGAAATCCGAAGGCGGTATTCCGCATATGCCCGGCTATGCCGAGAACATGATGCGCGCGCGCGCCGTTGTGGATGCCGCGCATGACAACGGCATTCCGGTTGTTTTCGTTCAGGAAATCCACCGCCGTGACCAGATTGACTATGGTCGAGAGCTGGACGGCTCCGAGGACATCCATTGCATGGAGGGTGATCCAGGCACACCAGTCGCCTTTGAAGAAATGGGGTACAAGCCTGGCGACTATCATGTGCCCAAGCGACGCTATTCCTGCTTTTTCGGAACCGAGATGGAGATCCTCCTGCGCGGCCTGAAAGCGGAAACGCTGATCTTTGTCGGCGGCATGACGGATGTTTGCGTCCACTACAGTTTCGCCGACGGCCACCAAAGCGATTATTATTGTCGCGTTGTTGCGGATTGCGTTGGAGGCACCTCGCCCGAGGCGCATCAGGCGTCGTTGAACGCTATGGAATACCTTCAGGCAGGGGCCGTGCTGAGCGCGGATGAGATCATCGGGGCGATGGGCAATCGTCAAATGGCAGCAGAATGA
- a CDS encoding MurR/RpiR family transcriptional regulator — MTDEDRTISDRIQARLDDLTRAERQLALSILENYPASGLGPLAALAKGANVSVPTVARMVQKLGYKGYPDFQADLRDELGAIAKGPIAKHETWAGAAPSEHILNRFTDAVIDNIRNTLAHIDPAAFDQACALAADRNRHLYIVGGRITHTLAEYMFLHMQVIRPNLTHVQSTSNTWPHYLLNAAEGDVFVIFDVRRYENNTLKLAEMARARGAKIVLFTDQWRSPVHRLADISLTSRIIVPSAWDSLATPMLLVETMISAVQTLNWGDTKGRMQELEEIFDQTKLFRKFT, encoded by the coding sequence ATGACGGACGAAGACCGCACCATTTCGGATCGGATCCAGGCCCGACTGGATGACCTGACCCGGGCAGAGCGGCAGTTGGCCCTGTCGATACTGGAAAATTACCCCGCCTCCGGTCTGGGGCCATTGGCGGCACTGGCCAAGGGGGCCAATGTCTCTGTCCCCACCGTGGCCCGCATGGTGCAAAAGCTGGGGTACAAGGGCTATCCGGATTTTCAGGCCGACCTGCGGGATGAATTGGGCGCTATTGCCAAAGGGCCGATTGCCAAACACGAAACATGGGCCGGGGCAGCTCCGTCAGAGCATATCCTGAACCGTTTTACCGATGCGGTGATCGACAACATCCGCAACACGTTGGCCCACATCGACCCTGCCGCCTTTGATCAGGCCTGCGCACTGGCGGCTGACCGGAACCGGCATCTGTACATTGTGGGTGGGCGCATCACCCATACCTTGGCAGAGTACATGTTCCTGCACATGCAGGTCATTCGCCCCAACCTGACCCATGTTCAGTCTACGTCGAACACATGGCCGCACTACCTGCTGAATGCCGCAGAAGGCGACGTTTTTGTCATCTTCGACGTCAGGCGGTATGAGAACAACACCCTGAAACTGGCGGAAATGGCGCGCGCGCGCGGCGCAAAGATCGTGTTGTTCACCGATCAGTGGCGATCCCCTGTGCACAGGTTGGCCGACATCAGCCTGACCAGTCGGATCATTGTGCCGTCGGCGTGGGATTCGCTGGCTACGCCGATGCTGTTGGTCGAAACCATGATCTCGGCGGTTCAAACGCTGAATTGGGGCGACACCAAGGGCCGCATGCAGGAACTCGAAGAGATCTTTGACCAGACAAAGCTGTTTCGCAAGTTCACCTGA
- a CDS encoding ABC transporter permease — translation MRIVGPLYMAFCALLLALPIAVVCGAALNGGRSMFFPPREPTLARFGEFFVSEPVWTQALGNSVIVAVGAASLAVMLAWPLAYLLWSTGSKLSRTLAALGSMPFAVPPIVFGVGLGFFWSFFGGLGALWAGVVSHAVLLMALPMVTITIGLQSIDRAHLDAAATMGATESVTFRTVILPQTIPYTISGFFFVLVLSFNEFIVMFFVSASGYATVTLQIFNSLRNGYTPTMAVAAITFIAVSVLVFSAVARWGDLPRLMGADQSNT, via the coding sequence ATGCGGATTGTCGGACCGCTTTACATGGCGTTTTGCGCACTGCTGCTGGCGCTGCCCATCGCGGTGGTTTGCGGCGCTGCGTTGAACGGCGGGCGCAGCATGTTCTTTCCCCCGCGCGAGCCGACGTTGGCGCGCTTTGGCGAGTTCTTTGTTTCTGAACCCGTCTGGACGCAAGCGCTGGGCAATTCGGTGATTGTCGCGGTCGGCGCGGCCAGTCTTGCGGTTATGCTGGCCTGGCCGTTGGCCTATCTGCTGTGGTCGACGGGATCGAAACTGTCCCGCACGCTGGCAGCGCTGGGGTCGATGCCGTTTGCGGTGCCACCCATCGTTTTTGGCGTCGGGCTTGGCTTTTTCTGGAGCTTTTTTGGCGGTTTGGGTGCGCTTTGGGCAGGGGTGGTCAGCCATGCGGTGCTGCTGATGGCGTTGCCGATGGTGACGATCACAATCGGGTTGCAGAGCATCGACCGCGCGCATCTGGACGCCGCCGCGACGATGGGCGCCACTGAATCCGTCACCTTCCGCACGGTGATCCTGCCGCAGACGATCCCCTACACGATCTCGGGCTTCTTCTTTGTGCTGGTGCTGTCGTTCAACGAATTCATCGTGATGTTCTTTGTCTCGGCCTCCGGCTACGCCACCGTGACCCTGCAAATCTTCAACTCTCTGAGAAACGGCTACACGCCGACAATGGCCGTGGCGGCGATTACCTTTATCGCCGTGTCGGTCCTTGTTTTTTCCGCCGTTGCCCGCTGGGGCGACCTGCCGCGCCTGATGGGCGCGGACCAATCCAACACCTGA
- a CDS encoding lysophospholipid acyltransferase family protein has protein sequence MTQRSASREAATAAIDPLPARLLKRTALVVLGPVYFGFIAFVPLLCARRRGFAGWYWRLVKRACSWLLWLLSIRADMSAADRQALGDDTDSLIVINHRSHLDGFVLMDVVPDQKWFTFAAKKELFEAPFLRTGFNGAGLVEIDRKSGKLALETLSAAVRTMPARRSVVLFPEGTRARTDTLGPFKAGAVLVARETGRAIRPIVIRDSDQLLPRGKFVPRSGTIRVDVLPPFVCDPTVSVDEDLDRLRAAMLAVFDTP, from the coding sequence ATGACACAACGTTCCGCATCACGCGAGGCCGCGACGGCGGCCATTGATCCGTTGCCTGCAAGGCTGCTTAAGCGCACGGCACTGGTCGTATTGGGGCCGGTCTATTTCGGGTTCATCGCCTTTGTGCCGTTGCTCTGCGCCCGGCGAAGGGGCTTTGCCGGGTGGTATTGGCGTCTGGTCAAAAGAGCCTGTTCTTGGCTGTTGTGGCTGCTCAGCATCCGGGCGGATATGTCGGCCGCAGACAGACAGGCGCTGGGTGACGACACAGACAGCCTGATCGTGATCAACCACCGCAGCCACCTCGATGGCTTTGTCCTGATGGACGTGGTGCCGGACCAGAAATGGTTCACCTTTGCCGCCAAGAAGGAATTGTTCGAGGCTCCTTTTCTGCGTACGGGCTTTAACGGCGCCGGACTGGTCGAAATTGACCGCAAAAGCGGCAAGCTGGCGTTGGAAACGCTCAGCGCGGCGGTGCGGACCATGCCCGCCCGTCGATCTGTGGTGCTGTTCCCCGAAGGCACGCGCGCGCGAACCGACACGCTGGGCCCGTTCAAGGCTGGGGCGGTTCTGGTGGCGAGGGAAACCGGCCGCGCGATTCGGCCAATTGTCATTCGCGATTCGGATCAGTTGTTGCCGCGAGGCAAATTCGTCCCGCGCAGCGGCACGATTCGCGTGGACGTCCTGCCGCCTTTCGTCTGCGATCCGACCGTAAGTGTGGATGAGGATCTTGACCGCCTCCGCGCGGCGATGTTGGCAGTGTTCGACACACCGTAG
- a CDS encoding ABC transporter permease, translating to MTVAEHIETGPDTARPARPFPVVRILSWALTAVIVTLCVVPFLLVFVISFGRKIEGAAWVWDFTLENYQRFFVGTLWPDDVTFLYLQQLGFSFWYAVIASLLAVLTALPFTLLLTRLSRRTQAAWLVFILSSLSLSEVFIVMGWDILLSNNSGLPALFKSTGLTQWLKDTGWFQVLRDWGLANPRNVKFKTSQFATILTMSYLVWPYAVILLFPALSRLDRSQSEAARTMGAGGWCVARTVILPAIRLPLFGTTLLLFVFLLGTYVAVTVFAAPAQHSTAVAIYSNIRGANLNAPFGAAQAVILLISAGVCLALGHRINTWAEAR from the coding sequence ATGACGGTCGCCGAACATATCGAAACGGGGCCTGACACGGCGCGCCCGGCCAGACCATTCCCGGTTGTGCGCATACTGAGTTGGGCGCTGACGGCGGTGATCGTGACGCTATGCGTTGTGCCGTTCCTGTTAGTCTTCGTGATCAGCTTTGGTCGCAAGATCGAAGGTGCCGCCTGGGTCTGGGACTTTACCCTGGAAAACTACCAGCGGTTTTTCGTCGGCACGCTCTGGCCTGACGACGTGACCTTTCTTTACCTGCAACAACTTGGGTTTTCGTTCTGGTACGCGGTCATCGCCTCTTTGCTTGCGGTGCTGACGGCGCTGCCGTTCACGTTGCTGCTGACCCGACTGTCGCGCCGGACGCAGGCGGCGTGGCTGGTCTTCATCCTGTCGTCGCTGTCGTTGTCCGAGGTGTTCATTGTCATGGGCTGGGACATCCTGTTGTCAAACAACTCTGGCTTGCCGGCGCTGTTCAAATCCACCGGGCTGACCCAATGGCTGAAGGACACAGGTTGGTTTCAGGTGCTGCGCGACTGGGGGCTGGCGAACCCGCGCAACGTCAAGTTCAAGACCTCGCAATTCGCCACCATCTTGACCATGAGCTACCTTGTCTGGCCCTATGCGGTGATCCTTTTGTTTCCGGCGCTGTCGCGCCTGGATCGCTCACAGTCCGAGGCGGCGCGCACGATGGGGGCAGGCGGCTGGTGCGTGGCCCGCACAGTGATCCTGCCCGCGATCCGACTACCGTTGTTTGGCACGACATTGCTGCTGTTTGTGTTCCTGTTGGGCACCTACGTTGCCGTCACGGTCTTTGCCGCACCTGCGCAGCATTCGACCGCTGTGGCGATCTATTCCAACATCCGGGGGGCCAACCTGAACGCGCCCTTCGGGGCAGCGCAGGCGGTGATCCTGCTGATCTCGGCGGGGGTCTGTCTGGCGCTTGGTCACCGGATCAACACATGGGCGGAGGCGCGCTGA
- a CDS encoding putative urea ABC transporter substrate-binding protein, with amino-acid sequence MFARRQFVATCAALALAAATPATAQDKTDFRVAWSIYVGWMPWGYLDESGIMDKWAEKYGITVEIVQINDYVESINQYTAGAFDGVSATNMDTLSIPAGGGVDTTALIVGDFSNGNDAVIVKGDGELADLAGKPVNLVELSVSHYLLARALDSVGLQERDLGGVLNTSDADMIAAFTTADVEAVVTWNPLVSTILEEPNAKKLFDSSDIPGEIIDLMVVNTDTLAANPDFGKAMAGAWYEVMGLMAAGDEAVLTAMAEASGTDLAGYKAQLDSTEMFYDPADAVAFTMGADLPTTMVNVAEFLFDKGILGEGAPSADFVGVSYPDGSTTGDPANVRFRFDTTYMQMAADGAL; translated from the coding sequence ATGTTTGCAAGACGCCAATTTGTGGCCACCTGCGCGGCACTTGCGCTGGCGGCGGCCACACCCGCCACGGCTCAGGACAAAACCGACTTTCGTGTCGCTTGGTCCATCTATGTGGGCTGGATGCCTTGGGGCTATCTGGACGAGTCCGGGATCATGGACAAATGGGCCGAGAAATACGGCATCACCGTCGAGATCGTGCAGATCAACGATTATGTCGAGTCGATCAATCAATACACGGCTGGTGCCTTTGACGGCGTGTCGGCCACCAACATGGACACCCTGTCGATCCCTGCTGGCGGTGGGGTAGACACCACGGCGCTGATCGTCGGCGACTTCTCCAACGGCAATGACGCGGTGATCGTCAAGGGCGATGGTGAATTGGCGGATCTGGCGGGCAAGCCGGTGAATCTGGTGGAATTGTCGGTCTCGCACTATCTGCTGGCGCGCGCGCTGGACAGCGTCGGCCTGCAGGAACGTGACCTTGGCGGGGTGCTGAACACCTCGGACGCGGACATGATCGCCGCATTTACCACTGCGGACGTAGAGGCGGTGGTGACTTGGAACCCGCTGGTTTCCACCATCCTCGAAGAGCCGAATGCTAAAAAGCTGTTCGACAGTTCCGACATCCCGGGTGAGATCATCGACCTGATGGTGGTGAACACCGACACGCTGGCCGCCAACCCCGATTTCGGCAAAGCCATGGCCGGCGCGTGGTACGAGGTCATGGGCCTGATGGCTGCGGGTGACGAGGCGGTCCTGACTGCGATGGCAGAGGCCTCTGGCACCGATCTGGCGGGCTACAAGGCGCAGTTGGATTCGACAGAGATGTTCTATGATCCGGCTGACGCGGTGGCATTCACCATGGGGGCGGATCTGCCCACGACAATGGTCAACGTGGCCGAATTCCTGTTCGACAAGGGAATCTTGGGTGAGGGCGCGCCAAGTGCTGATTTCGTCGGCGTGTCCTACCCGGACGGCAGCACTACAGGCGACCCGGCGAATGTCAGGTTCCGCTTTGACACCACCTACATGCAGATGGCGGCGGACGGCGCTTTGTAA